In one Suricata suricatta isolate VVHF042 unplaced genomic scaffold, meerkat_22Aug2017_6uvM2_HiC HiC_scaffold_349, whole genome shotgun sequence genomic region, the following are encoded:
- the DDX28 gene encoding LOW QUALITY PROTEIN: probable ATP-dependent RNA helicase DDX28 (The sequence of the model RefSeq protein was modified relative to this genomic sequence to represent the inferred CDS: inserted 2 bases in 1 codon; deleted 1 base in 1 codon), which yields RDLADRSANEPLPVVRIPRALQRRQKQRQSGRRRPPRRVVARPGPLLISARRPELNQPARLTLGGWESAPLASRGWKNRRSRHVHFIERAQHKAPAFRNLSLQSSFADLXSGTSNTIPSLLGGCHVLCAAETGSGKTLGYLLPLLQRLLARPSLDSHSPPAPRGLILLPSRELAEQVRAVAHPLARSLGLQVGELGGGHGMRRIQMQLSKQPPVDVLVASPGAPWKALKRQLTSLKKLSYLVLDEADTLLDESFLELVDYILQNSHLAESPADLKDPFNPNTQLVLVGATLPEGVGQLLRKVASPDSLTTITSSKLHCIMPHVRQTFMKLKGADKVTELVTLQILKQRDRANRTGPSGTVLVFCNSSSTVNWLGYILDDHKIPHLRLQGQMPASMRAGIFRCFQKGSRDIL from the exons CGGGACCTGGCGGACCGCAGTGCCAACGAGCCCCTGCCCGTGGTGCGCATTCCGCGGGCTCTCCAGCGGCGGCAAAAACAGCGGCAGAGCGGGCGACGGAGGCCCCCGCGGAGAGTGGTGGCGCGACCTGGCCCGCTGCTGATCTCAGCGCGGCGGCCAGAGTTGAACCAGCCCGCGCGCCTCACACTGGGCGGGTGGGAGAGCGCGCCTCTGGCGTCGCGTGGCTGGAAAAACCGGCGCTCCCGCCACGTCCACTTTATCGAGCGTGCGCAGCACAAGGCGCCAGCATTTCGGAACCTCTCCTTACAGAGCAGCTTCGCGGATCT GTCTGGAACCTCGAACACCATCCCCTCCCTACTTGGCGGCTGCCACGTCCTTTGCGCGGCGGAAACCGGCAGTGGCAAGACTCTCGGATACCTACTACCTCTGCTTCAACGGCTCCTGGCCCGACCAAGCCTGGACTCCCACAGTCCGCCCGCTCCTCGAGGCCTGATCCTCCTGCCTTCACGCGAATTAGCCGAACAGGTGCGGGCAGTAGCCCACCCCTTAGCCAGGTCCTTGGGCCTCCAGGTGGGGGAGCTAGGAGGAGGCCATGGCATGCGCAGGATCCAAATGCAACTCTCCAAACAACCACCGGTAGATGTACTAGTGGCC TCCCCAGGGGCTCCTTGGAAGGCGCTGAAACGTCAACTCACTAGCCTGAAGAAGCTCTCCTATTTGGTATTAGATGAGGCAGACACACTTTTGGATGAAAGCTTCCTGGAACTAGTGGACTACATTTTGCAGAACAGCCATCTAGCAGAAAGCCCCGCTGACTTAAAAGACCCCTTCAATCCCAACACTCAGTTAGTGCTGGTGGGGGCCACATTGCCTGAAGGTGTGGGCCAGCTGCTGAGGAAAGTTGCCAGCCCTGACTCTCTGACCACCATTACCAGCTCCAAGCTCCACTGCATCATGCCTCATGTCAGACAGACATTTATGAAATTGAAGGGAGCAGACAAGGTGACTGAATTGGTCACGTTGCAGATCCTCAAGCAACGTGACAGAGCGAATAGGACAGGCCCCTCCGGAACTGTTCTCGTGTTCTGTAATAGCTCAAGCACTGTGAACTGGCTGGGATATATTCTGGACGATCACAAGATCCCACACCTAAGGCTGCAGGGACAAATGCCAGCCTCAATGAGGGCAGGTATCTTCCGGTGCTTCCAGAAGGGCTCCCGAGACATTCTT